ATCCGATCCCCCATGAGGAGTTCACCGAGATTCTCAGCACTGTCCTTGACACCACCCTCAGGCTTGCAGAAGGGTAAACTATAATAACTGAAGGGCATTTCTGTCTCAATTGAAGTCAGAGAATTCACCTTCACCGATAACTCATCCCCAATGCCGTACTTGTGAGGGTAACTACCGGGGAGGTAAAACCCATTTCCCGATTGGAACATTAAgcacagaaaaacgaaaacccacAATCTAAATCGATGAAAAGACTCCATTTTAGGACGGTTTTGCATCAGATCTGAAAGACCCAGATAGGGGAAAtgctaagaaaacaaaataaaaaaagtaaacgaAACAAGCTCTAACTTGGTTCTCAGTTAAGGGAGGATGCAGATGCAAAACATGGGAGCTATAATACAACACGACAAGACTTAAAGGACGAAATGTAGATATGAAGAGATTTAAAAGCACGTGAATTTCACTTACCCGAGGACAGAGGGAAGAAGATCGGTGTGGAAAATGTGTTTGAGGGCATGAGACGATTTCTTCGAGCAATGGGAATCTAGAATTTATTATggtaagaaagaaaggaaaataaacGCGAAACGGTGGAACGAGGGCGTTGAAACCGGGGACTGCAAATTTATATGCTTCCTTCCCTCtcactgttttcatttttgtaaGAACATACTCATGCTCTTAAATTACCATATTATCCttctatttattcatttattcatatctatttatttattacaatacTACCATTATACTGACTATTATTGCTATGAATACaggttaaagaataaaaaatagaatattgttttattaaaaattagcaTTAATGTatatccattttaatttctaatgcATTTCcaatatgaattttaataaaaatagttattttaaattccttaataAGTTCCCTTATTAACAAGACccaaaactataaaataataaatgggACGTGTTTAATAAACAGTAGAgtctatataatttttaatttttaaataatttggtCCCATaataaatagtattaaaaataatttattaaaaagtacTATGCCATTAACATTTCTTCTCATTTACTATTTAAAATTCTCTCTGACCTTATGCACCAAAAACAGACACAGAGAATAATCCAACAACAATTCTTGcatgattaaaataatttaacgaCGCTCAAAtcacttattaaaaataattttaaaaatgttttgtgAATACacttttcattataatttttaatgtaattttatgattttttaaattattagctaattgtttaaataatgtttttaaagtATTCACTATTAAGGCTTAATAGTGCAGTCTAATAAAATCTTTAgtacttttaaattaatattttaccatatttaaagaaatttattgaTTAAACATTAGTGCTTTATTTATTATAGAATTGTTCGAAATGCACCTGAATTCCGATTCACAGTTCTGTCATAAAAATTTATCAGCTATCACCGATATTCTGTGGCCGTACAAATGTAATGACCAAATTTAATTACACTGGCCTTAATTTTGTGACAAActtgtttttacaaaattttgtgcctagagcttcttcttcttctacattgTGATTAGAATCTCCtaacttacaaaaaaataaataatatgtgaTTAGAACTgccttttttttataggaaaataatataaaaaaatcggCTAATAACACATTAAGATGGAGAATGAGAAAAAGGAGCAGCCAGCTTTCAGGTGGATAATTTGGGCTAGTTAACTTATGTTTCCCATTCATTTGTAATTTGTCATTCGTGTGAAACTAACAACCAAATAGTGACATAATTAGCCCTGGCAATGATACAGTGATTGATTTTTCTTACacctaaaagaaaataaaataataaacgaGTCATTTTCACCAAATTCATTGTTCATATCAAGAAAATCACACAATGAAAGAAGCTAAAcatatattttccaaaataaaacatgcaCGGAAAGCGCTGGTTGTATTATTTAGATGATGAAACTTTCTTAATGATTATGTGTCTTCTTCGATAAGGGTTGGTAATGaggaatttttttgttaattccaACCTTTATGTCCACATTGTACCAAAGAAATAAGCACTCATGAAAATTGATGCATGTAACCTTGCTTGGGTTGCTATTATCTAACACAAATATAACTTGACAGTTAACATCTAAAAATTGTGATCAAGAGTCAGCTGGGTAGGGTGGAATGAAGTTGAATGAAAGTTTTAaagtaaaatgtaaaaatatgaaTCACCTCATTTTAGTgtttgtttcacttttttttcaatCAGTTCTATTTTCCTTCAAACGAACCCTAAGCTAGGGTTAAGGTTGAGACTTCAAGATTCTAAAGGTCCCTTTATTTTATACACGTCTTTGAAGTGACGCTAACGTAAAGGGTTGGTATTCTGAAGTTTCAACGTGCATGTAACTTAACTATAGATCTAATTGGGAGAATACCAGAACATTGGGAAACGTTACACCTTGATATATAACTTTGACCAGCGCTATAATAGTGCTTCCATACCGACGAAGGAGAATGAGATTAGACCTAaccattttaattaacaaagtgttgaaattatttcataaatatgtAGTGTTAATAAAACAGAACACtaattgtatttaaaaaattcaatactAGATGTGGAATATTCTAGTTTGTTGAGATAGAAATATCACGTACAGCATGCATCATCTTGCTCAATTACCATTGAAAATGATAATCAAACAGCCGAGTACTACCATTTCGCTGATGAAGTTTTCCTTTCTTCTCTCTAATTGAATCCAAAACAAGACAGGTTCAAATTTGAAAGACATAAGGGCCCTATGATAGTGAGAGAGTAACCAAAGCATtaaagattttaattatttaatgtttttgtacAAGAGAATGCCTTCAATGACATAATTCTTGGTGTCTGATTGTTTTCACGATTTGAGTACCGATGTGGTTCTACTAACTCACGTTTTCCTCAATTTGTCATAAAATGTAAGTCTTTGGAGCCCTTCCTATGATGATTCTTATGGATGTGTGCCCATGTTTgcatttatttcaattattattgaATGTGAGCAATGGCAAATACAATCGATTCCTTTGTCAAATAGAGGAAAATGGAATTTAAGAAAATGACATTTCATTCTTGCTCCTTAATCACTCTAATCACCGACAAATTGTGAAAACCAACTCTCACGAGAGAAAATTAGCATGCCACCGCTACACTCCAACATAAAACTTGTTACAAAATGGAAAAATGTAATGGACACGGATTCAGTAATTTGAGAAATGAAAACGGTGACTTTGGTCAGTAACTTGAATAATGATTTATACAAGTTACCAAcaacttaaagaaaaaaataaataaaagtattattcCACGTGGTCATCCAAGAGTTGGCCACATTCAACATAAGTATCTTGAACATAATTACATGTCCTCTATAGGACTAGTTTTCttagttcttaaaaaaatgaaaaaaaaacaaataactagGAGCTAGAAATATAGCATTTTAACCGAGTGATTTCAGAGATGGTCATATCCCACGGTAAAGCTAAACTACGAGAGAATCATAAGATTTAAGCCAACATACAATTAGAAACAAACACAGAAAAGAAATGACTTATAAATTAACTTTTGGCACCTAGTCCTCGCGACTTTGGTAGCCTAACAGCACTCAACGGAGTGGTAATGCCTTGTGATTCTCTACCTAATCCATTACCTTCCACAAAGCCCATCTTTGCCATCATCTTTGATCCAAAGCCTTTGGtatgtttttcaaaagaaccaacCTTGGAAGATTTGTTCCTAGCTGGCTCAGCCGGGCTGTTGGAAAATTCTACACCCAAACCAAGTGATTTAGCACCAACTCTTGAAGATTTGTTCCTAGCTGGCTCAGCTGAATTGTTGTAGAATTCTACACCTAAACCAAGTGATTTAGGCCTTTGAATAACCTCAATAGGCTGTGCCATACCTTGACCATTTTTCCCCAATCCTGCTCCTTCCGTGTATCCCATTTTAGCCATCATTTTTGAACCAAAACCAGTAGTGTGTTCTTCAAACGAACCTATATTAGCAGAGCTGGTGACACCCTTCCTATTTGTCTCTTCAGCATCAACAACTGTAACTTGTAAAGTTTCTGAATTGATTAAGCCACTTGATACAAATGACACTGGCTGATTAGCATATGAACCCTTTTGTCCATTCCCTTTCTTGTCTTTCAATTTACGGCTTCCTGAGTACTTGTTCTGGGCAGATTGAGGTTCTTGTAATCTAAAATCATTCCTTTTAGCATTTTTCTTTCCCAATCTTCTGTCTCCACTCACAGATTTCTTATTCACATAGTCAGCAACAGAAAAATCGGCATCCTCATCATCATCAACTCCCAACAACTGAAGTTCATATAACAGTCAGTCTCAACTTTAGCAAGTATAGATAATTCCAAATATGTAATAAGTAAAAAAAGCTTAGGTTTTGAAAGAAATGTCCAATCATTGAAAGATCAAAAGCTTCCAGTATATATTTCTAAGTTTTAATGAATGGGGCTGTAACagtgggaaaaaaaaagagaggatggGCCACTCTGTATCTCAAGGACATGGATGAAAACAGGAGGAAAAGCGTAAATGTTATGCAatgcataaataattttcaagaaGTTTATCAGAAACACTACAGAACCTTTTCCAGGCGCTGTCTACCACTTGAAGATGGCATGGATGTAGACTGTGTTCGCATCACTGTCACAAATCTGAAACCAAAGTTCcagaataaatttattaaatttacagTCCCAAGCATTTTTAATTCTATAAATACAAGAAGTTCATCATCACCTTTTTTTGCCTGAGCCTTGGCTGTTACTCTGCATTTGATATATTGCTGCTAATCGTTGTATCTATATTCATTGAGAACCCATATCAATATGGGAGCAATATGGTATTTAAACATTTACGAACCCAGCTTTTATACTAAAGCAAAAACAAATAACATCccaaatcacttaaaattaaacCATGATTCAAACGCTGAATCCCTTCATGAATATTTTCTTACAAACcccaatttttttatgaaaatctaTTTGACAAGAACAAGGCACTGATGTTGAAAGCACTGATGAGTAATTATTGGTGTGCTTATGCATTTTAAATAGCAATAGTTCTAGGCCATACAATTTATGGCATTCGTGAGAGAAAAGGTACAGACAGGAAACACACCTGTGAACAATCCCGAAAATGCATAGgctgaaaagagaaaatatccACTTCCtccaaaacaattttttctaatttctagaattccaaaaaaaaaaaaaaaaagagttaggtAGAGATGTGAGTGCcaagaacaatttgaattttgaatattcATACACTACCTCATCTAAGTCCAACATGGTTAACTTTGAAAAGATAAAGTTACACTCAACAAAGAATGGTATATGATTTGGTATATATAGAAATAGATCACAAGACCTGGATAATGTGTAAGGAACCCAAATTGAAAGTTTAGATACACAGGCAAGGGAGAAGAAGATGACTATGGGACACTCATTCTATATATCATTGcagatgaaaaataattaattttttatcccaTACTGAATTAATTTTCTCAAGATCAACCCCACGGTGCAGCATTCTTTCTCTGCGCTTTACAGCAATCCTTTCTTTACgaagtttctttttttcacCTGTATAGAATCTACGTTAGCAAAATGAAGTGGCTGAAACTCTATACTATTACTATCTCGTCAAACTtaaagaatgaatgaatgagcgcgcgcacacacacacacaccattTCCAGTTTCAAACTTCACGGATGGTGAAATCCACATAAGCTTGTACCACGATTCCATCAACTATGATATTTTTACCAAAAAGTATTCATGGAATTCAAAGCTCATGCATCAAACTGAAGAAACAGAAATGAGGAATTCCAGCAACACACTCTCTGGCACTCTtctattggttgaaatttatgtGAATCCCAACAGTTTAGGAATAGGACTAACCAAATGGAGAATGGGAACCTACATATTTAGTGGAACCCATGTGAATTTCACCCAATAGGATAGAGTGTTGAAAAGAGTGTTAGAGAATATGCTACTAACATTCCTCTACACGAATTAAGCATACAATTGTTTCCAACAAGTTTTTGTCAGGACCCACTTCGACTGGAAAATTCAATGCTTTTGGGATTTGAAAAGTAGAAGTAAATTCAATGAGGACAAAGAGATTTACTTAAATTAAAAGCTTAGAACTTAGACAACAACATTGGATCTTTAACATATGTGGATGTGTGATAGCAGTACCATGAATTCTTTTGGAAGCTTTACTGTTCTGAGCATGTGAAGGCCAAGATTGAGGGAACCGAGGAACATGCTTCTTTCTAGCAGAGATGCTTCTTGGATCCTTTGCCAGCATTAGGTCTTCCAAAGCTAAAGGTCCAGAACCTACAGAGCGTTTCTTCCATGATTGAGCTTTCTTCGTGTCATATTCCCTGGAGGCTTCTTGAAGGACAAAGCCACTCAACTTCTCCAATGCCTCATCATAGCAACTGCTGGAAGAACTATCATCATCTGACTCATCCAAAACAGGTTTTAGCAACCATTTTGCTTCCATAATGTTATCACTACCACCAACTCCTTCCAAATAATC
This region of Glycine soja cultivar W05 chromosome 17, ASM419377v2, whole genome shotgun sequence genomic DNA includes:
- the LOC114392444 gene encoding uncharacterized protein LOC114392444 isoform X1 codes for the protein MGGGNRRSKGGGNRKSNNSSGCGNPKSRKRGSDVKSALFVEGGFLSDWHLPSPTQNPERSSGSNNKSGSQRRAAEGSASKSGFAKSLGATIRYSYPSLDVQEVACAGIGNNGEDSNLNQLQPLVLADSKQGQIIAHIDQTPPSKPSNVKYAYTYDADFILGDSSHRGLCLPAEQEKTPSGIGTLSEQMPQSTPVLDSPSFEKEAGSDEGMDCELSNQITEDLPSNVSAERNSGFLSIGGLKLYTQDISDDESDEYNDEDSSDEDSSASSEPEELLGSSESNDSEYSSDSDSDIDEEVAEDYLEGVGGSDNIMEAKWLLKPVLDESDDDSSSSSCYDEALEKLSGFVLQEASREYDTKKAQSWKKRSVGSGPLALEDLMLAKDPRSISARKKHVPRFPQSWPSHAQNSKASKRIHGEKKKLRKERIAVKRRERMLHRGVDLEKINSKLEKIVLEEVDIFSFQPMHFRDCSQIQRLAAIYQMQSNSQGSGKKRFVTVMRTQSTSMPSSSGRQRLEKLLGVDDDEDADFSVADYVNKKSVSGDRRLGKKNAKRNDFRLQEPQSAQNKYSGSRKLKDKKGNGQKGSYANQPVSFVSSGLINSETLQVTVVDAEETNRKGVTSSANIGSFEEHTTGFGSKMMAKMGYTEGAGLGKNGQGMAQPIEVIQRPKSLGLGVEFYNNSAEPARNKSSRVGAKSLGLGVEFSNSPAEPARNKSSKVGSFEKHTKGFGSKMMAKMGFVEGNGLGRESQGITTPLSAVRLPKSRGLGAKS
- the LOC114392444 gene encoding uncharacterized protein LOC114392444 isoform X2, which produces MLRALCSSKAVSCLIGISLPLPKIQREVLGPITNPGASVEQQKDLHLKEVACAGIGNNGEDSNLNQLQPLVLADSKQGQIIAHIDQTPPSKPSNVKYAYTYDADFILGDSSHRGLCLPAEQEKTPSGIGTLSEQMPQSTPVLDSPSFEKEAGSDEGMDCELSNQITEDLPSNVSAERNSGFLSIGGLKLYTQDISDDESDEYNDEDSSDEDSSASSEPEELLGSSESNDSEYSSDSDSDIDEEVAEDYLEGVGGSDNIMEAKWLLKPVLDESDDDSSSSSCYDEALEKLSGFVLQEASREYDTKKAQSWKKRSVGSGPLALEDLMLAKDPRSISARKKHVPRFPQSWPSHAQNSKASKRIHGEKKKLRKERIAVKRRERMLHRGVDLEKINSKLEKIVLEEVDIFSFQPMHFRDCSQIQRLAAIYQMQSNSQGSGKKRFVTVMRTQSTSMPSSSGRQRLEKLLGVDDDEDADFSVADYVNKKSVSGDRRLGKKNAKRNDFRLQEPQSAQNKYSGSRKLKDKKGNGQKGSYANQPVSFVSSGLINSETLQVTVVDAEETNRKGVTSSANIGSFEEHTTGFGSKMMAKMGYTEGAGLGKNGQGMAQPIEVIQRPKSLGLGVEFYNNSAEPARNKSSRVGAKSLGLGVEFSNSPAEPARNKSSKVGSFEKHTKGFGSKMMAKMGFVEGNGLGRESQGITTPLSAVRLPKSRGLGAKS